The following are encoded in a window of Cervus canadensis isolate Bull #8, Minnesota chromosome 11, ASM1932006v1, whole genome shotgun sequence genomic DNA:
- the CTNND1 gene encoding catenin delta-1 isoform X4 produces MDDSEVESPASILASVKEQEAQFEKLTRALEEERRHVSAQLERVRVSPQDASPLLANGTLTRRHQNGRFVGDADLERQKFSDLNLNGPQDHSHLLYSTIPRMQEPGQIVETYTEEDPEGAMSVVSVETSDDGTTRRTETTVKKVVKTVTTRTVQPVPMGPDGLPVDASSLSNSYIQTLGRDFRKNGNGGPGPYVGQAGTATLPRNFHYPPDGYSRHYEDGYPGSGDNYGSLSRVTRIEERYRPSMEGYRAPSRQDVYGPQPQVRVGGSSVDLHRFHPEPYGLEDDQRSMGYDDADYGMAADYGAGRRAGTPSDPRRRLRSYEDMIGEEVPSDQYYWAPLAQHERGSLASLDSLRKGGPPPPNWRQPELPEVIAMLGYRLDAVKSNAAAYLQHLCYRNDKVKTDVRKLKGIPVLVGLLDHPKKEVHLGACGALKNISFGRDQDNKIAIKNCDGVPALVRLLRKARDMDLTEVITGTLWNLSSHDSIKMEIVDHALHALTDEVIIPHSGWEREPGEDCKPRHIEWESVLTNTAGCLRNVSSERSEARRKLRECDGLVDALIFIVQAEIGQKDSDSKLVENCVCLLRNLSYQVHREIPQAERYQEAPPNVANNTGPHAASCFGAKKGKDEWFSRGKKPTEEPTNDTVDFPKRTSPARGYELLFQPEVVRIYISLLKESKNPAILEASAGAIQNLCAGRWTYGRYIRSALRQEKALSAIADLLTSEHERVVRAASGALRNLAVDARNRELIGKHAIPNLVKNLPGGQQSSSQNFSEDTVVSILNTINEVIAENLEAAKKLRETQGIEKLVLINKSGNRSEKEVRAAALVLQTIWGYKELRKPLEKEGWKKSDFQVNLNNASRSQSSHSYDDSTLPLIDRSQKSDKKPDREEIQMSSMGSNTKSLDNSYSMLNERGDHSRTLDRSADLGETEPLKGAPLMQKI; encoded by the exons ATGGACGACTCGGAGGTGGAGTCGCCCGCCAGCATCCTGGCCTCCGTGAAGGAGCAGGAGGCCCAGTTTGAGAAGCTGACCCGGGCGCTGGAGGAGGAGCGGCGCCACGTCTCGGCGCAGCTGGAGCGCGTCCGCGTCTCCCCGCAGGACGCCAGCCCGCTCCTGGCCAACGGCACGCTCACCCGCCGGCACCAG AACGGCCGCTTTGTGGGCGATGCTGACCTTGAGCGACAGAAATTTTCAGATCTAAACCTCAACGGACCCCAG GATCACAGCCACCTTCTGTACAGCACAATCCCCAGGATGCAGGAGCCGGGGCAGATTGTGGAGACCTACACGGAGGAGGACCCTGAGGGCGCCATGTCTGTGGTCTCCGTGGAGACCTCGGATGATGGAACCACTCGGCGCACAGAGACCACA GTCAAGAAAGTGGTGAAGACCGTGACGACGCGGACGGTGCAGCCAGTCCCTATGGGGCCCGACGGGCTGCCTGTAGATGCCTCGTCGCTGTCGAACAGCTACATCCAGACTCTGGGCCGTGACTTCCGCAAGAACGGCAACGGGGGCCCTGGTCCCTACGTGGGGCAGGCAGGCACGGCCACCCTCCCCAGGAACTTCCACTACCCGCCCGACGGATACAGCCGCCACTATGAGGACGGGTATCCCGGGAGCGGCGACAACTACGGCAGCCTGTCGCGGGTGACCCGCATCGAGGAGCGGTACAGGCCCAGCATGGAAGGCTACCGGGCGCCCAGCCGGCAGGACGTCTACGGGCCGCAGCCCCAGGTCCGGGTGGGCGGGAGCAGCGTGGATCTGCACCGCTTTCATCCCGAGCCCTACGGGCTGGAGGACGACCAGCGGAGCATGGGCTACGACGACGCGGACTACGGCATGGCGGCTGACTACGGCGCGGGCCGGCGGGCGGGCACGCCCTCGGACCCGCGGCGGCGCCTCAG GAGCTATGAAGACATGATTGGTGAGGAGGTGCCATCAGACCAGTACTACTGGGCTCCTCTGGCCCAGCacgaacgggggagcctggcaagcttgGACAGCCTGCGCAAGGGCgggcccccgccccccaactGGAGACAGCCGGAGCTGCCGGAGGTGATTGCCATGCTGGGCTACCGCCTGGACGCGGTCAAGTCCAACGCGGCCGCCTACCTGCAGCACTTGTGCTACCGCAACGACAAGGTGAAGACCGACGTCCGGAAGCTCAAGGGCATCCCAGTGCTGGTGGGATTGTTAGACCACCCCAAAAAGGAAGTGCACCTTGGAGCCTGTGGCGCTCTCAAGAATATCTCTTTTGGGCGTGACCAGGATAACAAGATCGCTATAAAAAACTGTGACGGCGTTCCTGCTCTCGTGCGCCTGCTCCGGAAGGCTCGAGACATGGACCTCACCGAAGTCATTACTG GAACCCTGTGGAATCTCTCATCCCATGACTCCATAAAAATGGAGATTGTGGACCACGCGCTGCACGCCTTGACGGATGAAGTGATCATTCCGCATTCAGGCTGGGAGCGGGAACCTGGCGAAGACTGTAAGCCACGCCACATCGAGTGGGAGTCTGTGCTCACCAACACAGCTGGCTGCCTCAG GAATGTCAGCTCGGAGAGGAGTGAAGCGCGCCGGAAACTTCGGGAGTGTGATGGGTTGGTGGATGCTCTCATTTTCATCGTCCAGGCTGAGATTGGACAGAAAGATTCGGATAGCAAG CTTGTGGAGAACTGTGTTTGCCTCCTTCGGAACCTGTCGTATCAAGTTCACCGGGAGATCCCACAAGCAGAGCGTTACCAGGAGGCACCTCCCAACGTCGCCAACAATACCGGGCCGCACGCTGCCAGCTGCTTTGGGGCCAAAAAAGGCAAAG ATGAGTGGTTCTCCAGAG ggaaaaaacCCACAGAGGAGCCAACAAATGATACAGTGGATTTCCCTAAAAGAACTAGTCCTGCTCGAG GCTATGAGCTGTTATTCCAGCCGGAGGTGGTTCGGATATACATATCACTTCTCAAAGAGAGCAAGAATCCCGCCATCCTAGAAGCCTCAGCCGGGGCCATCCAGAACTTGTGTGCTGGGCGCTGGACG TATGGTCGATACATCCGCTCAGCTCTTCGTCAAGAGAAAGCTCTTTCCGCCATTGCTGACCTCTTGACCAGTGAACACGAGAGGGTCGTGAGAGCTGCGTCTGGAGCCCTGAGAAACCTGGCTGTGGATGCTCGCAACAGAGAGTTAATCG GTAAACATGCCATTCCTAacttggtcaagaatctgccagGAGGGCAGCAGAGCTCTTCCCAGAATTTCTCTGAGGACACTGTGGTCTCTATTCTGAACACCATCAACGAAGTTATCGCTGAGAACTTGGAGGCTGCCAAAAAGCTCCGGGAGACCCAGGGTATTGAGAAGCTGGTTTTGATCAACAAATCAGG GAACCGTTCAGAAAAAGAAGTTCGAGCAGCCGCGCTTGTATTGCAGACAATCTGGGGATATAAGGAACTGCGGAAGCCACTGGAAAAAGAAGGATGGAAGAAATCAGACTTTCAG GTGAATCTGAACAATGCTTCTCGAAGCCAGAGCAGTCACTCCTATGATGACAGCACGCTCCCTCTCATTGACCGGAGCCAGAAGTCAG
- the CTNND1 gene encoding catenin delta-1 isoform X5, whose product MDDSEVESPASILASVKEQEAQFEKLTRALEEERRHVSAQLERVRVSPQDASPLLANGTLTRRHQNGRFVGDADLERQKFSDLNLNGPQDHSHLLYSTIPRMQEPGQIVETYTEEDPEGAMSVVSVETSDDGTTRRTETTVKKVVKTVTTRTVQPVPMGPDGLPVDASSLSNSYIQTLGRDFRKNGNGGPGPYVGQAGTATLPRNFHYPPDGYSRHYEDGYPGSGDNYGSLSRVTRIEERYRPSMEGYRAPSRQDVYGPQPQVRVGGSSVDLHRFHPEPYGLEDDQRSMGYDDADYGMAADYGAGRRAGTPSDPRRRLRSYEDMIGEEVPSDQYYWAPLAQHERGSLASLDSLRKGGPPPPNWRQPELPEVIAMLGYRLDAVKSNAAAYLQHLCYRNDKVKTDVRKLKGIPVLVGLLDHPKKEVHLGACGALKNISFGRDQDNKIAIKNCDGVPALVRLLRKARDMDLTEVITGTLWNLSSHDSIKMEIVDHALHALTDEVIIPHSGWEREPGEDCKPRHIEWESVLTNTAGCLRNVSSERSEARRKLRECDGLVDALIFIVQAEIGQKDSDSKLVENCVCLLRNLSYQVHREIPQAERYQEAPPNVANNTGPHAASCFGAKKGKDEWFSRGKKPTEEPTNDTVDFPKRTSPARGYELLFQPEVVRIYISLLKESKNPAILEASAGAIQNLCAGRWTYGRYIRSALRQEKALSAIADLLTSEHERVVRAASGALRNLAVDARNRELIGKHAIPNLVKNLPGGQQSSSQNFSEDTVVSILNTINEVIAENLEAAKKLRETQGIEKLVLINKSGNRSEKEVRAAALVLQTIWGYKELRKPLEKEGWKKSDFQVNLNNASRSQSSHSYDDSTLPLIDRSQKSDKKPDREEIQMSSMGSNTKSLDNSYSMLNERGDHSRTLDRSADLGETEPLKGAPLMKI is encoded by the exons ATGGACGACTCGGAGGTGGAGTCGCCCGCCAGCATCCTGGCCTCCGTGAAGGAGCAGGAGGCCCAGTTTGAGAAGCTGACCCGGGCGCTGGAGGAGGAGCGGCGCCACGTCTCGGCGCAGCTGGAGCGCGTCCGCGTCTCCCCGCAGGACGCCAGCCCGCTCCTGGCCAACGGCACGCTCACCCGCCGGCACCAG AACGGCCGCTTTGTGGGCGATGCTGACCTTGAGCGACAGAAATTTTCAGATCTAAACCTCAACGGACCCCAG GATCACAGCCACCTTCTGTACAGCACAATCCCCAGGATGCAGGAGCCGGGGCAGATTGTGGAGACCTACACGGAGGAGGACCCTGAGGGCGCCATGTCTGTGGTCTCCGTGGAGACCTCGGATGATGGAACCACTCGGCGCACAGAGACCACA GTCAAGAAAGTGGTGAAGACCGTGACGACGCGGACGGTGCAGCCAGTCCCTATGGGGCCCGACGGGCTGCCTGTAGATGCCTCGTCGCTGTCGAACAGCTACATCCAGACTCTGGGCCGTGACTTCCGCAAGAACGGCAACGGGGGCCCTGGTCCCTACGTGGGGCAGGCAGGCACGGCCACCCTCCCCAGGAACTTCCACTACCCGCCCGACGGATACAGCCGCCACTATGAGGACGGGTATCCCGGGAGCGGCGACAACTACGGCAGCCTGTCGCGGGTGACCCGCATCGAGGAGCGGTACAGGCCCAGCATGGAAGGCTACCGGGCGCCCAGCCGGCAGGACGTCTACGGGCCGCAGCCCCAGGTCCGGGTGGGCGGGAGCAGCGTGGATCTGCACCGCTTTCATCCCGAGCCCTACGGGCTGGAGGACGACCAGCGGAGCATGGGCTACGACGACGCGGACTACGGCATGGCGGCTGACTACGGCGCGGGCCGGCGGGCGGGCACGCCCTCGGACCCGCGGCGGCGCCTCAG GAGCTATGAAGACATGATTGGTGAGGAGGTGCCATCAGACCAGTACTACTGGGCTCCTCTGGCCCAGCacgaacgggggagcctggcaagcttgGACAGCCTGCGCAAGGGCgggcccccgccccccaactGGAGACAGCCGGAGCTGCCGGAGGTGATTGCCATGCTGGGCTACCGCCTGGACGCGGTCAAGTCCAACGCGGCCGCCTACCTGCAGCACTTGTGCTACCGCAACGACAAGGTGAAGACCGACGTCCGGAAGCTCAAGGGCATCCCAGTGCTGGTGGGATTGTTAGACCACCCCAAAAAGGAAGTGCACCTTGGAGCCTGTGGCGCTCTCAAGAATATCTCTTTTGGGCGTGACCAGGATAACAAGATCGCTATAAAAAACTGTGACGGCGTTCCTGCTCTCGTGCGCCTGCTCCGGAAGGCTCGAGACATGGACCTCACCGAAGTCATTACTG GAACCCTGTGGAATCTCTCATCCCATGACTCCATAAAAATGGAGATTGTGGACCACGCGCTGCACGCCTTGACGGATGAAGTGATCATTCCGCATTCAGGCTGGGAGCGGGAACCTGGCGAAGACTGTAAGCCACGCCACATCGAGTGGGAGTCTGTGCTCACCAACACAGCTGGCTGCCTCAG GAATGTCAGCTCGGAGAGGAGTGAAGCGCGCCGGAAACTTCGGGAGTGTGATGGGTTGGTGGATGCTCTCATTTTCATCGTCCAGGCTGAGATTGGACAGAAAGATTCGGATAGCAAG CTTGTGGAGAACTGTGTTTGCCTCCTTCGGAACCTGTCGTATCAAGTTCACCGGGAGATCCCACAAGCAGAGCGTTACCAGGAGGCACCTCCCAACGTCGCCAACAATACCGGGCCGCACGCTGCCAGCTGCTTTGGGGCCAAAAAAGGCAAAG ATGAGTGGTTCTCCAGAG ggaaaaaacCCACAGAGGAGCCAACAAATGATACAGTGGATTTCCCTAAAAGAACTAGTCCTGCTCGAG GCTATGAGCTGTTATTCCAGCCGGAGGTGGTTCGGATATACATATCACTTCTCAAAGAGAGCAAGAATCCCGCCATCCTAGAAGCCTCAGCCGGGGCCATCCAGAACTTGTGTGCTGGGCGCTGGACG TATGGTCGATACATCCGCTCAGCTCTTCGTCAAGAGAAAGCTCTTTCCGCCATTGCTGACCTCTTGACCAGTGAACACGAGAGGGTCGTGAGAGCTGCGTCTGGAGCCCTGAGAAACCTGGCTGTGGATGCTCGCAACAGAGAGTTAATCG GTAAACATGCCATTCCTAacttggtcaagaatctgccagGAGGGCAGCAGAGCTCTTCCCAGAATTTCTCTGAGGACACTGTGGTCTCTATTCTGAACACCATCAACGAAGTTATCGCTGAGAACTTGGAGGCTGCCAAAAAGCTCCGGGAGACCCAGGGTATTGAGAAGCTGGTTTTGATCAACAAATCAGG GAACCGTTCAGAAAAAGAAGTTCGAGCAGCCGCGCTTGTATTGCAGACAATCTGGGGATATAAGGAACTGCGGAAGCCACTGGAAAAAGAAGGATGGAAGAAATCAGACTTTCAG GTGAATCTGAACAATGCTTCTCGAAGCCAGAGCAGTCACTCCTATGATGACAGCACGCTCCCTCTCATTGACCGGAGCCAGAAGTCAG
- the CTNND1 gene encoding catenin delta-1 isoform X1, with translation MDDSEVESPASILASVKEQEAQFEKLTRALEEERRHVSAQLERVRVSPQDASPLLANGTLTRRHQNGRFVGDADLERQKFSDLNLNGPQDHSHLLYSTIPRMQEPGQIVETYTEEDPEGAMSVVSVETSDDGTTRRTETTVKKVVKTVTTRTVQPVPMGPDGLPVDASSLSNSYIQTLGRDFRKNGNGGPGPYVGQAGTATLPRNFHYPPDGYSRHYEDGYPGSGDNYGSLSRVTRIEERYRPSMEGYRAPSRQDVYGPQPQVRVGGSSVDLHRFHPEPYGLEDDQRSMGYDDADYGMAADYGAGRRAGTPSDPRRRLRSYEDMIGEEVPSDQYYWAPLAQHERGSLASLDSLRKGGPPPPNWRQPELPEVIAMLGYRLDAVKSNAAAYLQHLCYRNDKVKTDVRKLKGIPVLVGLLDHPKKEVHLGACGALKNISFGRDQDNKIAIKNCDGVPALVRLLRKARDMDLTEVITGTLWNLSSHDSIKMEIVDHALHALTDEVIIPHSGWEREPGEDCKPRHIEWESVLTNTAGCLRNVSSERSEARRKLRECDGLVDALIFIVQAEIGQKDSDSKLVENCVCLLRNLSYQVHREIPQAERYQEAPPNVANNTGPHAASCFGAKKGKDEWFSRGKKPTEEPTNDTVDFPKRTSPARGYELLFQPEVVRIYISLLKESKNPAILEASAGAIQNLCAGRWTYGRYIRSALRQEKALSAIADLLTSEHERVVRAASGALRNLAVDARNRELIGKHAIPNLVKNLPGGQQSSSQNFSEDTVVSILNTINEVIAENLEAAKKLRETQGIEKLVLINKSGNRSEKEVRAAALVLQTIWGYKELRKPLEKEGWKKSDFQVNLNNASRSQSSHSYDDSTLPLIDRSQKSDKKPDREEIQMSSMGSNTKSLDNSYSMLNERGDHSRTLDRSADLGETEPLKGAPLMQDEGQEPLEEELDVLFVDDEGYPMSHPPMQKI, from the exons ATGGACGACTCGGAGGTGGAGTCGCCCGCCAGCATCCTGGCCTCCGTGAAGGAGCAGGAGGCCCAGTTTGAGAAGCTGACCCGGGCGCTGGAGGAGGAGCGGCGCCACGTCTCGGCGCAGCTGGAGCGCGTCCGCGTCTCCCCGCAGGACGCCAGCCCGCTCCTGGCCAACGGCACGCTCACCCGCCGGCACCAG AACGGCCGCTTTGTGGGCGATGCTGACCTTGAGCGACAGAAATTTTCAGATCTAAACCTCAACGGACCCCAG GATCACAGCCACCTTCTGTACAGCACAATCCCCAGGATGCAGGAGCCGGGGCAGATTGTGGAGACCTACACGGAGGAGGACCCTGAGGGCGCCATGTCTGTGGTCTCCGTGGAGACCTCGGATGATGGAACCACTCGGCGCACAGAGACCACA GTCAAGAAAGTGGTGAAGACCGTGACGACGCGGACGGTGCAGCCAGTCCCTATGGGGCCCGACGGGCTGCCTGTAGATGCCTCGTCGCTGTCGAACAGCTACATCCAGACTCTGGGCCGTGACTTCCGCAAGAACGGCAACGGGGGCCCTGGTCCCTACGTGGGGCAGGCAGGCACGGCCACCCTCCCCAGGAACTTCCACTACCCGCCCGACGGATACAGCCGCCACTATGAGGACGGGTATCCCGGGAGCGGCGACAACTACGGCAGCCTGTCGCGGGTGACCCGCATCGAGGAGCGGTACAGGCCCAGCATGGAAGGCTACCGGGCGCCCAGCCGGCAGGACGTCTACGGGCCGCAGCCCCAGGTCCGGGTGGGCGGGAGCAGCGTGGATCTGCACCGCTTTCATCCCGAGCCCTACGGGCTGGAGGACGACCAGCGGAGCATGGGCTACGACGACGCGGACTACGGCATGGCGGCTGACTACGGCGCGGGCCGGCGGGCGGGCACGCCCTCGGACCCGCGGCGGCGCCTCAG GAGCTATGAAGACATGATTGGTGAGGAGGTGCCATCAGACCAGTACTACTGGGCTCCTCTGGCCCAGCacgaacgggggagcctggcaagcttgGACAGCCTGCGCAAGGGCgggcccccgccccccaactGGAGACAGCCGGAGCTGCCGGAGGTGATTGCCATGCTGGGCTACCGCCTGGACGCGGTCAAGTCCAACGCGGCCGCCTACCTGCAGCACTTGTGCTACCGCAACGACAAGGTGAAGACCGACGTCCGGAAGCTCAAGGGCATCCCAGTGCTGGTGGGATTGTTAGACCACCCCAAAAAGGAAGTGCACCTTGGAGCCTGTGGCGCTCTCAAGAATATCTCTTTTGGGCGTGACCAGGATAACAAGATCGCTATAAAAAACTGTGACGGCGTTCCTGCTCTCGTGCGCCTGCTCCGGAAGGCTCGAGACATGGACCTCACCGAAGTCATTACTG GAACCCTGTGGAATCTCTCATCCCATGACTCCATAAAAATGGAGATTGTGGACCACGCGCTGCACGCCTTGACGGATGAAGTGATCATTCCGCATTCAGGCTGGGAGCGGGAACCTGGCGAAGACTGTAAGCCACGCCACATCGAGTGGGAGTCTGTGCTCACCAACACAGCTGGCTGCCTCAG GAATGTCAGCTCGGAGAGGAGTGAAGCGCGCCGGAAACTTCGGGAGTGTGATGGGTTGGTGGATGCTCTCATTTTCATCGTCCAGGCTGAGATTGGACAGAAAGATTCGGATAGCAAG CTTGTGGAGAACTGTGTTTGCCTCCTTCGGAACCTGTCGTATCAAGTTCACCGGGAGATCCCACAAGCAGAGCGTTACCAGGAGGCACCTCCCAACGTCGCCAACAATACCGGGCCGCACGCTGCCAGCTGCTTTGGGGCCAAAAAAGGCAAAG ATGAGTGGTTCTCCAGAG ggaaaaaacCCACAGAGGAGCCAACAAATGATACAGTGGATTTCCCTAAAAGAACTAGTCCTGCTCGAG GCTATGAGCTGTTATTCCAGCCGGAGGTGGTTCGGATATACATATCACTTCTCAAAGAGAGCAAGAATCCCGCCATCCTAGAAGCCTCAGCCGGGGCCATCCAGAACTTGTGTGCTGGGCGCTGGACG TATGGTCGATACATCCGCTCAGCTCTTCGTCAAGAGAAAGCTCTTTCCGCCATTGCTGACCTCTTGACCAGTGAACACGAGAGGGTCGTGAGAGCTGCGTCTGGAGCCCTGAGAAACCTGGCTGTGGATGCTCGCAACAGAGAGTTAATCG GTAAACATGCCATTCCTAacttggtcaagaatctgccagGAGGGCAGCAGAGCTCTTCCCAGAATTTCTCTGAGGACACTGTGGTCTCTATTCTGAACACCATCAACGAAGTTATCGCTGAGAACTTGGAGGCTGCCAAAAAGCTCCGGGAGACCCAGGGTATTGAGAAGCTGGTTTTGATCAACAAATCAGG GAACCGTTCAGAAAAAGAAGTTCGAGCAGCCGCGCTTGTATTGCAGACAATCTGGGGATATAAGGAACTGCGGAAGCCACTGGAAAAAGAAGGATGGAAGAAATCAGACTTTCAG GTGAATCTGAACAATGCTTCTCGAAGCCAGAGCAGTCACTCCTATGATGACAGCACGCTCCCTCTCATTGACCGGAGCCAGAAGTCAG
- the CTNND1 gene encoding catenin delta-1 isoform X6, translating into MDDSEVESPASILASVKEQEAQFEKLTRALEEERRHVSAQLERVRVSPQDASPLLANGTLTRRHQNGRFVGDADLERQKFSDLNLNGPQDHSHLLYSTIPRMQEPGQIVETYTEEDPEGAMSVVSVETSDDGTTRRTETTVKKVVKTVTTRTVQPVPMGPDGLPVDASSLSNSYIQTLGRDFRKNGNGGPGPYVGQAGTATLPRNFHYPPDGYSRHYEDGYPGSGDNYGSLSRVTRIEERYRPSMEGYRAPSRQDVYGPQPQVRVGGSSVDLHRFHPEPYGLEDDQRSMGYDDADYGMAADYGAGRRAGTPSDPRRRLRSYEDMIGEEVPSDQYYWAPLAQHERGSLASLDSLRKGGPPPPNWRQPELPEVIAMLGYRLDAVKSNAAAYLQHLCYRNDKVKTDVRKLKGIPVLVGLLDHPKKEVHLGACGALKNISFGRDQDNKIAIKNCDGVPALVRLLRKARDMDLTEVITGTLWNLSSHDSIKMEIVDHALHALTDEVIIPHSGWEREPGEDCKPRHIEWESVLTNTAGCLRNVSSERSEARRKLRECDGLVDALIFIVQAEIGQKDSDSKLVENCVCLLRNLSYQVHREIPQAERYQEAPPNVANNTGPHAASCFGAKKGKGKKPTEEPTNDTVDFPKRTSPARGYELLFQPEVVRIYISLLKESKNPAILEASAGAIQNLCAGRWTYGRYIRSALRQEKALSAIADLLTSEHERVVRAASGALRNLAVDARNRELIGKHAIPNLVKNLPGGQQSSSQNFSEDTVVSILNTINEVIAENLEAAKKLRETQGIEKLVLINKSGNRSEKEVRAAALVLQTIWGYKELRKPLEKEGWKKSDFQVNLNNASRSQSSHSYDDSTLPLIDRSQKSDKKPDREEIQMSSMGSNTKSLDNSYSMLNERGDHSRTLDRSADLGETEPLKGAPLMQKI; encoded by the exons ATGGACGACTCGGAGGTGGAGTCGCCCGCCAGCATCCTGGCCTCCGTGAAGGAGCAGGAGGCCCAGTTTGAGAAGCTGACCCGGGCGCTGGAGGAGGAGCGGCGCCACGTCTCGGCGCAGCTGGAGCGCGTCCGCGTCTCCCCGCAGGACGCCAGCCCGCTCCTGGCCAACGGCACGCTCACCCGCCGGCACCAG AACGGCCGCTTTGTGGGCGATGCTGACCTTGAGCGACAGAAATTTTCAGATCTAAACCTCAACGGACCCCAG GATCACAGCCACCTTCTGTACAGCACAATCCCCAGGATGCAGGAGCCGGGGCAGATTGTGGAGACCTACACGGAGGAGGACCCTGAGGGCGCCATGTCTGTGGTCTCCGTGGAGACCTCGGATGATGGAACCACTCGGCGCACAGAGACCACA GTCAAGAAAGTGGTGAAGACCGTGACGACGCGGACGGTGCAGCCAGTCCCTATGGGGCCCGACGGGCTGCCTGTAGATGCCTCGTCGCTGTCGAACAGCTACATCCAGACTCTGGGCCGTGACTTCCGCAAGAACGGCAACGGGGGCCCTGGTCCCTACGTGGGGCAGGCAGGCACGGCCACCCTCCCCAGGAACTTCCACTACCCGCCCGACGGATACAGCCGCCACTATGAGGACGGGTATCCCGGGAGCGGCGACAACTACGGCAGCCTGTCGCGGGTGACCCGCATCGAGGAGCGGTACAGGCCCAGCATGGAAGGCTACCGGGCGCCCAGCCGGCAGGACGTCTACGGGCCGCAGCCCCAGGTCCGGGTGGGCGGGAGCAGCGTGGATCTGCACCGCTTTCATCCCGAGCCCTACGGGCTGGAGGACGACCAGCGGAGCATGGGCTACGACGACGCGGACTACGGCATGGCGGCTGACTACGGCGCGGGCCGGCGGGCGGGCACGCCCTCGGACCCGCGGCGGCGCCTCAG GAGCTATGAAGACATGATTGGTGAGGAGGTGCCATCAGACCAGTACTACTGGGCTCCTCTGGCCCAGCacgaacgggggagcctggcaagcttgGACAGCCTGCGCAAGGGCgggcccccgccccccaactGGAGACAGCCGGAGCTGCCGGAGGTGATTGCCATGCTGGGCTACCGCCTGGACGCGGTCAAGTCCAACGCGGCCGCCTACCTGCAGCACTTGTGCTACCGCAACGACAAGGTGAAGACCGACGTCCGGAAGCTCAAGGGCATCCCAGTGCTGGTGGGATTGTTAGACCACCCCAAAAAGGAAGTGCACCTTGGAGCCTGTGGCGCTCTCAAGAATATCTCTTTTGGGCGTGACCAGGATAACAAGATCGCTATAAAAAACTGTGACGGCGTTCCTGCTCTCGTGCGCCTGCTCCGGAAGGCTCGAGACATGGACCTCACCGAAGTCATTACTG GAACCCTGTGGAATCTCTCATCCCATGACTCCATAAAAATGGAGATTGTGGACCACGCGCTGCACGCCTTGACGGATGAAGTGATCATTCCGCATTCAGGCTGGGAGCGGGAACCTGGCGAAGACTGTAAGCCACGCCACATCGAGTGGGAGTCTGTGCTCACCAACACAGCTGGCTGCCTCAG GAATGTCAGCTCGGAGAGGAGTGAAGCGCGCCGGAAACTTCGGGAGTGTGATGGGTTGGTGGATGCTCTCATTTTCATCGTCCAGGCTGAGATTGGACAGAAAGATTCGGATAGCAAG CTTGTGGAGAACTGTGTTTGCCTCCTTCGGAACCTGTCGTATCAAGTTCACCGGGAGATCCCACAAGCAGAGCGTTACCAGGAGGCACCTCCCAACGTCGCCAACAATACCGGGCCGCACGCTGCCAGCTGCTTTGGGGCCAAAAAAGGCAAAG ggaaaaaacCCACAGAGGAGCCAACAAATGATACAGTGGATTTCCCTAAAAGAACTAGTCCTGCTCGAG GCTATGAGCTGTTATTCCAGCCGGAGGTGGTTCGGATATACATATCACTTCTCAAAGAGAGCAAGAATCCCGCCATCCTAGAAGCCTCAGCCGGGGCCATCCAGAACTTGTGTGCTGGGCGCTGGACG TATGGTCGATACATCCGCTCAGCTCTTCGTCAAGAGAAAGCTCTTTCCGCCATTGCTGACCTCTTGACCAGTGAACACGAGAGGGTCGTGAGAGCTGCGTCTGGAGCCCTGAGAAACCTGGCTGTGGATGCTCGCAACAGAGAGTTAATCG GTAAACATGCCATTCCTAacttggtcaagaatctgccagGAGGGCAGCAGAGCTCTTCCCAGAATTTCTCTGAGGACACTGTGGTCTCTATTCTGAACACCATCAACGAAGTTATCGCTGAGAACTTGGAGGCTGCCAAAAAGCTCCGGGAGACCCAGGGTATTGAGAAGCTGGTTTTGATCAACAAATCAGG GAACCGTTCAGAAAAAGAAGTTCGAGCAGCCGCGCTTGTATTGCAGACAATCTGGGGATATAAGGAACTGCGGAAGCCACTGGAAAAAGAAGGATGGAAGAAATCAGACTTTCAG GTGAATCTGAACAATGCTTCTCGAAGCCAGAGCAGTCACTCCTATGATGACAGCACGCTCCCTCTCATTGACCGGAGCCAGAAGTCAG